CCCCGACCGAACCGGCCGGGCTGAGCGACCTGATCGACCTCATCGACGTAGCGGTGCTCAACCAGACGGAGTCGGCGCGGTTCGATCATGCGGTGCCGCACCGGGTGGTGACACTCGGCGCGCGCGGGGCGCGTTACACCGGGGCCGACGGTACCGTCGAGGTTCCGGCCCCGGTGGTCGGTGCCGTCGACACCTCCGGCGCCGGTGACGTCTTCGCCGGCGTGCTGGCGGCCGAGTGGCCGCGCGGCACGGCGCACGCGTTACGCCGGTCCTGTGCGGCGGGGGCGTTGGCGACGCTGGTGCCCGGCGCCGGCGACTGCGCCCCGGATGCCGAGGCCATCAGCGCGGCGTTGACCGGCCTCACACCCGAACGTTGAACCCCAACTCGACGTCGGACGCGGCCTGGCCGCCGCGGATTCCCCAGTTCTGCCGGTCGACCTCGTGCAGCGTGATCATCACATGGTCACGCGGAATACCCAACGCGGCAAGCCGTTCCACGATCTCGGCGTAGAGGGCCCGCTTGGCGTCCAGGGACCGGCCGGTGAAGCAGTCGATCGAGATCAGGGTGCGGTACTCGGGCTGCGCCAGGTGCTCGGGAACCGCGAACCGGTGCGGTTCATGGGCGATCAGCCGCACGTTCTTGTCCTGGGCCGGGATCTGGAAGGCGGTCACCAGCGCGCCGTGGACGGCGTCGATGATCGCGACTTCTTCGGCCGGCTCGTAGCGGCGACGGACCTCGATCAGGACAGTGGGCATGGTCCACACCCTGCCAGATGATCAGTGCCGTTTGGCCCGCACCCACTGGACGGTGCCGAAGTTCTTGACCCGCACGCTGGTGAGACCGTGGCGTTCGAGGGTGTCTGCGATCTCGTCGTCGTCGAACACCCGGGCCCCGGCTTTGGGCAGCAGCTTCCACAATCGGGAAGCCGATCCTGCGGTGGGCACCATCAGCGCGATCCGCCCGCCGGGCTTGAGCACCCGCGCCATCTCGCCCAGCGCCGCTGTCGGATCCGGGATCAGCTGCAGCACCGCGATCGAGATGACAGCGTCAACGGTGTTGTCGCGCAGCGGGAGCCGCTGTGCATCCGCGCGCAGGAAACCGGCCTGGGCGCCGGCCTGCACCCGTACCGCCCGGGCCAGCATCGGCTCGGAGACGTCGACACCCAGCGCCAAACCGTCCTCGCCGACGGCGCGGGCCAGCGAGGCGGTGATGCTGCCCGGACCGCAGCCGACGTCCAGCGCCACCCCACCGGCCGGGATGTCCAGCCAATCGATCGGGTGCTGCCAGGCTTCGAGCAGTCGGCGGGCCACCGCCTGGGCATTGTCGTAGAACATCGACCCGAACGGCGAGGCCCACAGTCGCTGGATGGCACCGGTGTTCGGCGGTGGCGCGGCGTCCCCCGCCCCGCCGAGCAGGTCGAGATAGCCTCGACTCACCTGCGGGTCCGACGGCGGATCGCTGAGCAGCGTCATGGCCCGCTGCAACGCCGGTGACAACGGGAACCTTCGAATCTCGGCCATCGCCGGTGCCCCTCCCTACGCCTGCGGAAT
This is a stretch of genomic DNA from Mycolicibacter terrae. It encodes these proteins:
- a CDS encoding tautomerase family protein, whose amino-acid sequence is MPTVLIEVRRRYEPAEEVAIIDAVHGALVTAFQIPAQDKNVRLIAHEPHRFAVPEHLAQPEYRTLISIDCFTGRSLDAKRALYAEIVERLAALGIPRDHVMITLHEVDRQNWGIRGGQAASDVELGFNVRV
- a CDS encoding class I SAM-dependent methyltransferase → MAEIRRFPLSPALQRAMTLLSDPPSDPQVSRGYLDLLGGAGDAAPPPNTGAIQRLWASPFGSMFYDNAQAVARRLLEAWQHPIDWLDIPAGGVALDVGCGPGSITASLARAVGEDGLALGVDVSEPMLARAVRVQAGAQAGFLRADAQRLPLRDNTVDAVISIAVLQLIPDPTAALGEMARVLKPGGRIALMVPTAGSASRLWKLLPKAGARVFDDDEIADTLERHGLTSVRVKNFGTVQWVRAKRH